CGCGGATACAATCTATTCAACACTAGCAAATTTGAATTATCTAGATTCATTAGGAGTAACTGCTTTAATTCCAACAAAACAGCAAAATAGAGAGAATTCAGGTAATCTACCTGACAATCCATTTGCTATAGATTATTTTGTTTTTGAGGAATATAAAAATGTTTTCATTTGTCCAAATAATGAAGAATTAACCCTTGATGGAGCATATCGTGCTCCACAAGAAAAAGGAGGGGGAAATAAAATCAAATTAGTCTATTCAAACTATCAAGCCTGCAAAAATTGCAAATACAAAGGAACCTGCTACACAACCAACCACAGAACAATAACAAGATACGTTCACGAAGTTACATACAAAGTAGAACGATTAATGTCCACTAAAGACGGAATAAAAGACTATAAACTACGCTCAAAGACAGTAGAAGCACACAACGGAACTTTCAAAAGAATTTATCACTACGATTACATTCCCATAATTGGCTTAAAAAGAGTACAGAATCTAATGTTCACAATTGTAGCATCCTACAACCTAATAAGACTATTTAATCTCATTAAAGAGAATAAAATGGATTTATATTCAATTATAAGTGCAATACAGTTCATATCACAAACTTAAAAAAACCAGGTTATCAAAATCAAAAAAAGGAGAAATTAAAAATGTTCAAAATTAAATAATTTCTGCCAACACTCTTTACTATAAAAAAAAAAGAAAAAAAGAAAGAAGTGGAATTAGTATTCCACTGGGAGTGGTAATCCCATTTTAGCTCTTCTTTCACGTTCTTTACCGTTTTTGTCTTTTTTACCTTTAGCTAATTTTTCAAGTAAAGGAAGACCTGGTTTTACTTCGTCCATTGGTTTTGTTTCGATTAAACCAGCGTCAACAGCTGCTTTAAATACGGTTTCACCATCACCAGTTCTTGTTAAAACAGTAGACCATCCGTCAGGAGATCCAACAGAACCGGTTGATACGTCAGCCCATTCAGCAACATAGTCCATACAGATGTTACATCCAGCTTGTTCGTATCCGTGTGTTTCTTTAATAGCTAAACCTGAGTCTTCACCATCTTTGGTTAACCAGAATTTACCTTTACCAATGTCCATTTTAGTTGCATCTTGTAAACTGTCAAATCCTAATTTTGCAGTTGCAAAGGTGTCAAGAGAAGCCATTGGGAAGTTTTCCATACAGTAGATACCGATGATTAATTTGATTTTATCAGCGACAAATCTTGTGAATGGATAAGCTTGTGCTTTTCTTAAACCTTGGGTTTGACAAGGAGTTGATACTACACCAACTTTTTCTAAACCGTATTGACGTGTTGCTTCTTTTAATGCAGATAAGGTTGGGGACATTGAGTATTTAGTTCCTGCTGCTGCAATAACTTCATCAGCTGAGGTTACTACAGTAGGAATTGGTCTCCAATCTTCATCAGGAGTTCCAGCTACAACTGCACCTTCAATGATTCCTTCATCGAGTGCGTAACAGAGTAATGCTGAAACGATTCCTCCATCTTGGGATACGTCTAAAATTTTGCTATCAGTAGATCTTGCAGATACTGCTTCTTTATAAGTACCTAATACCATATCCATTCCTCCTAAAGTCCAGTTTCCTCTTTAATTCTTTTGATAGGTAACCATGCTCTTGGACACATTGCATAACAAGATCCACATTTAATACATCTGTCTCTATCACAGCTAGGTCTACCTTCAGAAAAGCCCATAGCTCTTGTTGGACAAGCTAGAGCGCAAGTTCCACATCCAGTACATAATCCGTTACGGATTATATTGGTTAATACATCACAGCCACATCCAGTGTTGCAAGCAGCTTTATCAATAGCAGGTTGTAAGTATTCCATGTCTCCGTTGCATAATGCTACAACAACTTTTGCAATCATTTCAGGAGCTACAGGACAACCAGGAAGTGCACAGTCAACTTTAACTAATTGGCTGATTGGTGCGAATGATTCGTGTTTAGGTTGTGCTTGTTGACCTCCACGTGCGAAGGTTGTGAAACAACCGGTCATAGCACAGGAACCGAATGCACAGATTAAACCTGATTTTTCTCTTGCCATTAAAAGTTCTTGGACACTGTGATCATCTTGTAAACAGACTGATCCTTCAATTAAACATAAGTCCATTTCAGGCATTTCTTCAGCGAAAGTACCGTGAACCCATTTGTCTACTAAAGTTTGTCCGTATACGATATCAACCATGTCAGTTAAAACTGTAGATAAAATGTCATAGTTTTCAGTTAAAGACATTGCATCTCCAGTACAACCACTTAAGTGTATGTAACCAATACGTGGTTTTGCTGAAGCAGCTTTTGGTTCTTCTGCAGGTGCTTTTGTTTCAACAGGAGCAGCTTCAACTTTTTTCTCTGCTTTTGGTGCTTTTGCTTCTTCAGCACCACCGAAAGCTTTTTTCAATTTATCAAACATTATTTTACCCCGATTTCATTTAAAATAATATCTATAGTCTTTGGAATCGCCTTTTCTACAGGTTCTGTTAAACCCATATCCACATCCGGAGTTGGTACTTCAGCAGGTTTGCAGCCAACAATTACAACCTCGCATTTGTTTTGTGAAATTTCACGAAGAGGGTCCTCAACAGTCATTCCATGAGGATTATCATATTTCCCTTGTTGCATTACACTTGGATCAAAGACATCCACCGTACCCGGTTCGGCATTGAATTCCACAACATCTATAACAATGAGTTTTTTCCAGTCATATTCAGAATATAATGGGAAAAAGTTAGTAGGCGCTGCAGTTCCTCCGTCAACGAATTGAACACCATCAGGCAATGTTTTGTTAGCAACTTTCTCTTCAATTTCCTTTAAAATATCCTTATCAAATTCATTTTCAACGAAGTCTGTAACAGCGGGATCATAATAGTCATTTTTATCATTAAATAACTTTTGTAATAAGTTAATGACAATTGGACCGTATCCATCATCTTTAAATAGAACATTCCCGCATCCAATAACAATTATGTCCGAATCATAAGGCATTAATTAATCCTCCCAAATACTTAGATTCTCACCATTTCATTTTTAAGAATGGATTTGTCTTCATCGTCAACTACCATCACATGAGTTGCACAGGATAAACATGGATCGTAAGCTCTGATTACATGTGGACCAAACTCATGGTGGAATCCTTCAGTTGCAGGACCCATTGTTGGAATGTTCCAAGTAGTTGGTACAATTGCTGAGTAGAATTGGGTTTTACCATCTTTGACTTGAGCCATGTGTACGTCAGTTCCTCTAGGACCTTCTATGACACCAAATCCGAGTTCACCAGTTCCTCTTTTATCGTATGATACGTTTGCAGGTGCTGCAGGATCAATTGCATCTAATGCTTCTAAACAAGCATCATAGTTTTTCAACATTTCGTCAGCACGAGCTGCATGTTGAGCAATTACACCTTTATCTTTAAATCCAGCGAATTTTTCCATTCTTGCTCTTGGACCAGTTTCAACATTAGTACCTTCCCATAATGGAATTACTGAACATGCTTTTTTACCAATGTCTGGTTCATCATACCATGCTTCAGGTAATACTTCTGAGAATTTGTCCATATCGAAATCGTTGGTACCGTAAGTTGCATCCATTGCCATTAATGGTTGGTTAACTACACCTAAATCTTTAGGTAAACCAGCTTCGAGTACGCAGTTTTTAATGAATTCAACGTGTGCTTCAAGTTTTGGTTTTAAAGCATTCATTCTTTCGATTAATCTTTCTTTGGTGAATGGTGTAATGTTTCTTGCCATTCCTCCAACTCTTACATCGGATGGGTGGATACCTTCACCAGCAATCATGTCTACAACATATTGAACATGTTTTCTTACTTCACTTACACTGTTAACTGCATCTGCGAATTTGTCCTCAGGGACAACATCCGGTGCAACTAAGAAGTGGTGAATTGCTGCACTGTTAATACCGTGTGCTGCTGCGACAGCTTTTCTTAACAATTTTCCTGCTTTAGGAATTTCAATACCTAAAGCCATATCCATAGCTTCTGCAGATGCTAAAGTGTGTGGAATTGGACATACTCCACAAATTCTTTGACATAAAACAGGAGCGGTTTCAGGAGCTTTGTTAAGAACCATTTTTTCTAAACCCCTAACAGGAGTTATACTTAAATACATCCCTTTTGTAACTATCCCTTCATCGTCTACTTCCATGACAAGTTCGGCATGGCCCTCTTGACGAGTTGTAGGAGATATAACTACTCTATCTTTCAAATTTGTCACCTCAATTTTAAAACTTAGAAACTAACATTAATATTATTTGTTTAATTATTTATATATAGTAATCCTAAAAAAACAGATAGAAATATATATAAAAGATAAAAAACTTAATTATATTATTATCTTTAATATAAGTTATAGGAGGGATAATTTTGGAAAAATCAAATATAATTATTTCAATAATTATTGTGTTATGTATTGCAGCAGCAGTTGCAGCATATGGAATAACAAATAGTGACAATCCAATTTTCTCAGATTTATCCAGTATGCAGGGTAAAGACACAGGACATGGACTTGGAAACAATTCCTCAATAAACAAAACAAATGGATCTTCTGTAGCAAGCACTGCAGGTAGTGCAAGCAGTTCAAGTTCCGATTCAGGTTATAGTGATGGTGGATCAAGTTCTGGATCAGACTCAAGTGATTACAGTAGCAGTAGCAGTAGTAGCAGCAGTAGTAGCAGTGATTATTCCCCAGATAGTAGTTCAAGTTCCAGTTCAGGTACTTCATTATCTTACTCAGATGCTCAAAGTATCGCAGCAGGTGCAGTTTCAGAACCTGGATGCTATGCTGGAGGAGGATACTATTCTGATGGATACTGGTATTTCACAGTATATGACCAAGATGGAAATGCTGTAGATTCCATAAGTGTTAGCGATTCAACAGGCGCTACTGGAAGAGGTTAA
This window of the uncultured Methanobrevibacter sp. genome carries:
- the frhA gene encoding coenzyme F420 hydrogenase subunit alpha — its product is MKDRVVISPTTRQEGHAELVMEVDDEGIVTKGMYLSITPVRGLEKMVLNKAPETAPVLCQRICGVCPIPHTLASAEAMDMALGIEIPKAGKLLRKAVAAAHGINSAAIHHFLVAPDVVPEDKFADAVNSVSEVRKHVQYVVDMIAGEGIHPSDVRVGGMARNITPFTKERLIERMNALKPKLEAHVEFIKNCVLEAGLPKDLGVVNQPLMAMDATYGTNDFDMDKFSEVLPEAWYDEPDIGKKACSVIPLWEGTNVETGPRARMEKFAGFKDKGVIAQHAARADEMLKNYDACLEALDAIDPAAPANVSYDKRGTGELGFGVIEGPRGTDVHMAQVKDGKTQFYSAIVPTTWNIPTMGPATEGFHHEFGPHVIRAYDPCLSCATHVMVVDDEDKSILKNEMVRI
- the frhG gene encoding coenzyme F420 hydrogenase subunit gamma; protein product: MFDKLKKAFGGAEEAKAPKAEKKVEAAPVETKAPAEEPKAASAKPRIGYIHLSGCTGDAMSLTENYDILSTVLTDMVDIVYGQTLVDKWVHGTFAEEMPEMDLCLIEGSVCLQDDHSVQELLMAREKSGLICAFGSCAMTGCFTTFARGGQQAQPKHESFAPISQLVKVDCALPGCPVAPEMIAKVVVALCNGDMEYLQPAIDKAACNTGCGCDVLTNIIRNGLCTGCGTCALACPTRAMGFSEGRPSCDRDRCIKCGSCYAMCPRAWLPIKRIKEETGL
- the frhD gene encoding coenzyme F420-reducing hydrogenase, FrhD protein, whose amino-acid sequence is MPYDSDIIVIGCGNVLFKDDGYGPIVINLLQKLFNDKNDYYDPAVTDFVENEFDKDILKEIEEKVANKTLPDGVQFVDGGTAAPTNFFPLYSEYDWKKLIVIDVVEFNAEPGTVDVFDPSVMQQGKYDNPHGMTVEDPLREISQNKCEVVIVGCKPAEVPTPDVDMGLTEPVEKAIPKTIDIILNEIGVK
- a CDS encoding endoglucanase, producing the protein MEKSNIIISIIIVLCIAAAVAAYGITNSDNPIFSDLSSMQGKDTGHGLGNNSSINKTNGSSVASTAGSASSSSSDSGYSDGGSSSGSDSSDYSSSSSSSSSSSSDYSPDSSSSSSSGTSLSYSDAQSIAAGAVSEPGCYAGGGYYSDGYWYFTVYDQDGNAVDSISVSDSTGATGRG
- the frhB gene encoding coenzyme F420 hydrogenase subunit beta; this translates as MVLGTYKEAVSARSTDSKILDVSQDGGIVSALLCYALDEGIIEGAVVAGTPDEDWRPIPTVVTSADEVIAAAGTKYSMSPTLSALKEATRQYGLEKVGVVSTPCQTQGLRKAQAYPFTRFVADKIKLIIGIYCMENFPMASLDTFATAKLGFDSLQDATKMDIGKGKFWLTKDGEDSGLAIKETHGYEQAGCNICMDYVAEWADVSTGSVGSPDGWSTVLTRTGDGETVFKAAVDAGLIETKPMDEVKPGLPLLEKLAKGKKDKNGKERERRAKMGLPLPVEY